The window TTTTGCATGGAACCCCAACAAAttatgaataattatcacctccaattcgtgggCATTTTCAATTCTTCTAATAAGGGGGAGTGGACTCATCTTTAACagtgtttttgggcaggggATAGGATAGTTATTTCTGCCCCCATGTCAGAAATTAGAAGGGATAACGAAAATTCACAAATTATATGGTCTTTTGTGAGATTCCCAACAACCTTTGATGGCATTTAATGGTGGATCTCAACTGTTAAAAAGCGAAATGGAAAGAGACTTGAATATGGTGCAATCAATAAACTGCCATCCTCATTGCCTCTGCTTTTTCCTATAAATCATTCTATTATCTGTACTCCACTCTCACACTTCACATTTCCATCTCATGTTTCCTTAACAGTCATCACCCCTCTCCTGCAGatcaaagctttccaacaacgAGATTTAGAGACGATAATAGTCCTGTGGGAAAGACGAAGACGTTAAGAGTTTTTATGGTGGTGCGGAGTCCACTTCTTCTGATCACAATGGAGACATCAACGGCTATACTGTTCTTAGTTGCTGCCATGGCCGCATATTTACTGTGGTTTATCTTTATCTCGCGTTCGCTGAGGGGCCCACGGGTGTGGCCTTTACTAGGTAGTCTCCCGGGGGTGATCCAAAACTACGACCGCTTGCATGATTGGATTACCGAGAATCTCCGCTCGTATGGTGGCACGTGCCAAAGCTGCATCTGTCCTATTCCCTTCCTGGTGCGAAAACAAGGCTTGGTGCCTGTCACATGCGATCCCAAAAACCTAGAGCACATATTAAAGATCCGCTTCAACAATTACCCAAAGGGCCCCACCGCGCAAGCCGTGTTCCACGATTTATTTGGCGAAGGCATCTTCAACTCCGACGGTGACACGTGGTTAGTTCAGAGGAAGAGGGCCGCGCTTGAGTTCATCCCCCGGAGACTGCAACAAGTCATGGATCGGTGGGTGAACCGGGCCATCAAGCTGCGGCTCTGCCCAATCCTTAAAACTGTCCAAGAGGAATCGAAGATCGTGGATCTTCAGGACCTCCTCCTCCGATTAACCTTCGATAACATATGTGGACTAACTTTCGGTAAGGACCCTCACACCCTGTCCCCCTGTCTACCAGAGAACCGGTTCGCATCAGCATTTGACCGAGCCACCGAGGCCACCCTGCAGCGGTTCATCTTGCCCCAAGTCATATGGAAGTTCAAGAAATGGCTTCGGCTGGGGCAAGAGGTTACCCTGAGCCAGAGCATCCGCCACATGGACAAATACCTATCCAATGTCATCGAGACACGTAAGCTGGAGTTGCAGCAGAATCTCGCGGCGGAAGAGAAGGGGAACCCACACGATGACATGCTATCCAGGTTCATGAATACGAAAGAAGACTACTCGGACTCCTTTCTACAAGACCAGGTACTCAGCTTCATCCTAGCTGGACGAGACACATCAGCAGTGGCGCTAAGCTGGTTCTTCTGGTTGCTGACACTGAACCCaaaagtggagaagaagatctTGCGTGAGATCTGCACGGTTCTTATGGAAACACGTGGCGATGACATGTCAAAGTGGTTGGAGGAGCCGTTGGTGTTCGACGAGTTTGATCGGCTGGTCTACCTGAAAGCAGCCTTGTCGGAAACCCTCCGGTTGTATCCGTCGGGGCCACAAGGCTGGAAACACGTGGTTACAGACGATGTGTTACCGGACGGCACATTCGTACCGGCGGGTTCGAAGATAATTTACTCGATGTACTCAGTGGGGAGGATGGAGTGGACGTGGGGGGAAGACTGCATGAAATTCCGGCCGGAGAGGTGGTTGTCACCGGACGAGAAGAGTTACAAAGTGAAGGATGAGTTCAAGTTCATGGCGTTCAATGCAGGGCCCAGGATCTGTTTAGGGAAGGACTTGGCTTATATGCAAATGAAGTCCATCGCCACCGCGGTGTTGCTCAGGCACCGGTTGACGTTAGCACCAGGGCACCGCGTGGAGCAGAAGATGTCGTTGACTCTATTCATGAAAAATGGGTTGAAGGTAAATGTGCACCATAGGGATCTCATGGACATTGCCGCCGCAATTCGCAAGGAAGGAGCAGCCGTCGATAACGGCAACTCCGACGCACGCGGTTGATCAGATGGTCGTTGCCGCTGCTAATTAAAGGAATAAGGACTAAAGAATATCCTGAGGAGAGTTTGGTCTTTGGTGGTGTTAAGACTTAAGTGCATGAGTACGTGGTTAGTGCATGGTTCATGCAAAGTGGTGTAAGACGTGGGTTATTGAGTTCACGTGTGGATGTGGAAGTTAGTTACTATCGTATGTTGTTAGTAGTGTCACCGTATGTATTGAGGAGTGTGCGTGATCGTTTTTATTATGTACGTGGAATCTATACCCTATTTATTATTCGGAAGTTAGATCCTGATCCTCTACGGTGCATTGCCTCATAACAGTCTGAGCGGCACAAACTGAGTCACACGCATAAAGACTGCCttacccgagtgggggtaaTGCGATCATTGCGCATGCGGCTTAGTCTACGCAGCACAAGCCGCTATGGGCAGCTGTTCCGAAGAAGATCTGAATTGGTTAATGAAATAGGCATCGAATTATCTACCTAAAACATCTCTTATGAGATTGAGGCACATT is drawn from Telopea speciosissima isolate NSW1024214 ecotype Mountain lineage chromosome 1, Tspe_v1, whole genome shotgun sequence and contains these coding sequences:
- the LOC122655408 gene encoding cytochrome P450 86A22-like yields the protein METSTAILFLVAAMAAYLLWFIFISRSLRGPRVWPLLGSLPGVIQNYDRLHDWITENLRSYGGTCQSCICPIPFLVRKQGLVPVTCDPKNLEHILKIRFNNYPKGPTAQAVFHDLFGEGIFNSDGDTWLVQRKRAALEFIPRRLQQVMDRWVNRAIKLRLCPILKTVQEESKIVDLQDLLLRLTFDNICGLTFGKDPHTLSPCLPENRFASAFDRATEATLQRFILPQVIWKFKKWLRLGQEVTLSQSIRHMDKYLSNVIETRKLELQQNLAAEEKGNPHDDMLSRFMNTKEDYSDSFLQDQVLSFILAGRDTSAVALSWFFWLLTLNPKVEKKILREICTVLMETRGDDMSKWLEEPLVFDEFDRLVYLKAALSETLRLYPSGPQGWKHVVTDDVLPDGTFVPAGSKIIYSMYSVGRMEWTWGEDCMKFRPERWLSPDEKSYKVKDEFKFMAFNAGPRICLGKDLAYMQMKSIATAVLLRHRLTLAPGHRVEQKMSLTLFMKNGLKVNVHHRDLMDIAAAIRKEGAAVDNGNSDARG